The genomic window TTTTCCATTTCCATGGATTGTTATATACTTCGAACACCTCTTTTTATTGTTAAACCACCCGGTCGAAAGTGCCACCACAGGTTCATCATCCGAGTGGTAACGGTTGTCGCATTCCGACGGTCCTCCACCTTCCCCACCAGCTGCAAAGCTGTTAATTGTCAATTTTCCTTTTGTATGGCTCGACACAGGCGGTGAACATTTATACGTTGTATAAAACTTTCCGTCTTCACAACAATTAGAATCGCATTGCCCTGGCGGAGGCTTTTTCCCTCTCAGCTTGCCACTGGGTTTGCAAGTATCTGCTTCAACCATGAAACAATCTGcaataattaaaacaaagcaaatgaaaaggaaaatagtGGGAAATCCCTTGAAAATATTCATATTGAATTTCTTTTGTTAAATCTTTGTTGATTGGTGCCAAAGAACATGAAGATGTGGGGGTTTATATAGAAAAGCAGCCCTCACatttttaaagtaattttattGAAAGTATCGGAAGAAGGTGAACAATGTGACACAAAAGGTTAAATTTTTCCATAATTGCGTGGTTGGAATCATAACAATGTTGGGAGATAGAGCATCTCAGCTTCTGTTTAAAATCATTGTAGAGAGCCGTAAGCATCTTTTATATATTTCTCAAGGTTAGCCATAAACTTTTCTTTTTGGAACTAAGATATCCTTTATATCTATTTTATTGTTCATATTAGGATTGGTGATTGCTCTTCTTCATTTTGGGagacaaaattaaattgtatatattttacgataataaaagtataatttttttattttagtagtttatatctttataattgttaaaaagattaaactaattttttctcattttttgggtcaaaatacaatttttccattactaatttaaaattttataaattataaaaagtttaaatgaaaaaagtttcattttaagAGGGTTGAGGCCTCTACCAGCCCCCTAGCTCTGCCACTACTCCTCACAACAacattatctttaaaatttgaaactgaatttttttcttaatagtCCAATATGTCCCATTACAAGAATCTTTAAACAAATAGGAAAGGTATTAACCTAAAAATTAGGTGAATAGACAGCTcttatattttggtaaattttgaattttaacccttgttttttctatttaaaagttttagtcCAATTGTTGAAACAgttgattttctttttagaatttgCTTTTTATCATGCAtacataatgacttgtttataaaattagtaaaatttcaGGGGTGTATTAATAACAAATTTTGACAGAAAAATATTTATCAGCGTcaactattaaattaaaatttttaaattgtaaaaaagtaagagaattaaatatttaaaattgtaagTGTCAAACTTATAAGAAATGACGTTATATTTTGACCTAAATACAACAATGTTGAATAATATACGACATATTATAAGTGACAAGGAAATAGGTcactttttttaaacaaaattttaaaaaataggttAATTTTGAGGAATAGGGTGCTACGTGGGTGAAAGCGTGCCCTGCTGAACGCGTTTCCAAGCCAATGGGATATGCTTTCACCCCCATAACATTGCGTCTATGcaaaacaaattaatttttaactatTTGCCCAACGGCAAAAtgaattttaagtgaaaaaaatcaaaagcaaCGGTAGAAAAAATTCCCCAAGGTCCCTAAAATCCCCTATATATACCCAAACTAATTTCAATGTTTTCTCACTTAATTTCATCAAttccaaattttattttcattctcaAAATTCATTTCCtcttaattttctatttaaattcttaaataaattctaaaatattttctCTCTCAAAATCAATTTTGTGTCTTGATTCAGCATCTCAAATATCTCACGTAACATAAGGTTCTCATACTTACAAGCTGGAGATCCCACTTCTTTTCAAGTAGCATCTCAATTGGGCGgggacaaatttaaaaattagtggGTGGTTGCCAAGAGGTAAGGCTCTCTTGGCTACTCTTTTTGGTTTGATAGCATTGCGCTTATAGAAGAATAGAAACTTATTTGTTTTTCAAGGTTTAACATGAAGTATAATGAAAACTATTAAAATATCGCTTTGTTGAGCAAGACAGTACATTGCTATCCAGACATGGGATCCGTCTAAAAATTCTAGTGAGGAGTCAAGACACTTATTAGGAGAAGTTTTAGGTTAATAGGTAGGTATAAATAGGATTAGGATTATTTAATGTAATTAgttttttttcaccaaaaaatttattaagttgtttgcatctatttatagggttgaattatattatttttatgtcagataaattgttaatttagtggtattttaataatattataaaattttaaactatttcattgttaaattaatttattatattcaatttgataaatgttatagattttaaaaatgttaacgTCACTTATTAGTTTGGATCTCACACATATATTCAGTGTCCAATTacaaatggtaaaaaaatattttttatatttttcatatttgttaatattattattaagttgttgaaatttatttagtattttgGTTGAGTTTTGTGTTTATATAATTAGGATGAAGATTGAATTACTGAAACATATATCCACAATTTAAGTACGAGAGCACCACATGTTATAGGACAATAATTGAATGAAGCGGGATTCTTACATGCGTCCCATATGCTTGATAGAACTACATTGGAGCTTGCACTTATCAATGCTTTTCTAGAGAAATGGAGACTTGAAACACGCACATTCCATCTTTCGTGCTTTTCTAGGGAGATGGTAAGAAATATTTGTTAACCAAATTCAAACAACAACCAAATTTACTTACTTGAGCTAATTTAGTTTGTTGggttgatttttcaatttcaaatttttaacatcaacaatgttgacaccattttttggatgaaaaacgggtcgacttgggttttgaaaaatgaaacgaacgggagtcgccaccaatccttttttatgaggtgtgattggatcacctcgaaaagtggttgtttttaataaacggtttgattttattaaaacaacgattttggtccacaaaactcagaaaacgggttcgggagtcagttacgtacgaggaaggattagcaccctcgtaacgcccaaaattggtacctagttgattagttaatgtcttgatgtcgagaATTGATAACTTGGaagaattaaaaatacgatccttatattaaaatgaaaatttttgggaaaagtaacatattttaagttaatcgagaaaaagaatcatatccagtaagttaggacacaatgtttCGAATTCTCAAAACGCGAATAAAAAATgcttatttgaaaaatatttaactatcttggattaaaaaaaggatcacgaccagtaagttaggacacgatccttttttaattcccgatatcgtttaaaacttgagtttaaaaaaattcgtgtgataaagtttaaaagaatattcaattgtttaaatcaaatgaagaaatcgcaacccaatacattagggcacaatttctcaaaatattaaacattgaatattgcatttatttcgaaaaaaacctcatctcgagaaaacaacgtgtcacatccaatgcgttaggacacaacgtattgaattctcaataacgagctttttatcatttttaaaagagtaatctcgattatttaaattcaacgaagaaaatcggaacccaatacgttagggctcaattctctcaaAGATCCAAATGCCGAGTAttactcatatttttaaaatttcttctttttttttgaaatctagATAAAAAtatgttaggatcgtcccgattaagcaacgaacaagtaaaaatagtagaagaaattgagaagatgaacacacaaatttaacgtggaaaaacccctcaaaagaggataaaaaaccatgggcaaagataaatttactataatggcaaaagaatgaagagtacaaaagatggagataaaaactaaaccccgaaaacccgaaaacaaagaaccctcaaacgtaaacacaaaattctctgaatgtgttatgagttctaatctaatgggtgtctcttaattctaagattgtaaaggagcctatttataggctaaattagtaagtcaaataaactatactaataaatgctaaatatattatactaataaatactaaatcttctagaaagaaaatatatttttgtttaacttgacttgcaagcaaactcttagaatttgggtcacacaattctaataatctccaccttgacacaaattctttcaatgccatctttgccaaaacccgccacgggcctatcttgaactatgcagggaattaactgagtcgaatctatgcttagaagctggaagacttctagccttcgacttgtgcactg from Gossypium hirsutum isolate 1008001.06 chromosome D12, Gossypium_hirsutum_v2.1, whole genome shotgun sequence includes these protein-coding regions:
- the LOC107956645 gene encoding putative ripening-related protein 1, with the translated sequence MNIFKGFPTIFLFICFVLIIADCFMVEADTCKPSGKLRGKKPPPGQCDSNCCEDGKFYTTYKCSPPVSSHTKGKLTINSFAAGGEGGGPSECDNRYHSDDEPVVALSTGWFNNKKRCSKYITIHGNGKSVKARVVDECDSAKGCDSEHGYEPPCPNNIVDASKAVWKALGVPENDWGLMNIYWSDAN